AAATGAGGTATCTAAACACTTTGTAAGGCATTGCTTTGGAAAGAAAGCATTTGACAGAAAGGAATTCAGTTTAATTCCTACACAATTTACAATTATTTCCAATTAAGTTGTTTCCTAAAGAAAATTGTTGAATTCTTTTACCTTTATTCTCGGTGATAATATTTGTTGGTTGTTTATGTTCCTCTTCTAAAAAAAGAGAATGCTGAAAATCTGCATTAAAATCATGAGATGTCAGTCAGGTACAAAAATGAAGGAATTGTCATCTTATTGAAGGGTAACTGAAATAAGCAACTAGTTTACTGCTAGGCCTTTTGCAGATAACAGCAATGGATTTTCTGCAAAAATGACGCAGGTACCTTAAATTCAAAACGACATGCATATTCATTAAGGCATTGTTTGGGAAAGCATTTGAACAGAACGAATTCAGTTTAATTTCTTTATAATCAACAACTATCTCCAATTAACTTGTTTTCTAAAGAAAATAATTGAATTATTTTACCCTTGTTCACAGTGATAACATCTGTTAGTTGTTTTTGTTCTCCTTCTAAAACAATAGAATGCTGAAAATCTGCATTTAAACCATGAGATGTCAATCAGCAATAAGAATGAAGGAATAGTCATCTTATTGAAGGATAACTGAAATACGAAGCAACAActttgtcatggaaccgattgaactaaaagctcgaactgatagttaaggcccaatcatatatttATCTCTGACaataacaaaaatatttttgttgACAAGTATGtagaatttaataatttaacaaaaacaaaaacaaaaggaaaGCAGACAAActttcaaattgaaaaatcgTAGAGAAAAACATAGAAAGAAAGATGCATAATGGGAAACAAACGGAAAGAAGAAGCCGTAAAATACCAGAGAAACAAAAAGGCATACAAGGACAGAACTTGAAGTTGGAGATTATTTATAAGTAGCTATTAGTCAACTTAGGATTTACTATTTAATTGATCACTTGGAACTATTGTTGCTTACTCGTTAGAGCCTAATTGTTTTCACCTGAAGGTAATGTTACAAGAGCATCCAAGTCAAATTAGAACTACAATTTTTTATCGATTTAGTTTccttattttatagttttttcttatttagttaAGTATTTCAATTAATTGAGAATAGTTTCAAGTTGTCCTACTTCATTTGGGACCCTTAtttggtaaaaataaatatcaccatGCCACATGTCTTAAttgtaaaagaaaaataatacttgttgatttaATCTAACCATAGAATTATTTTAAATGTTCCTATTAGGTCCCAAATTCAAATGCCTCACTACATACATAATATAATACCTCATTGCATTtggttttaaaaaataaaaaaattattgagagCATTTTAGACACAAACAAAAGATTTCATCTTTCAAGGGGTAGGGATAGCCGCACATAAGAAATAGAAACGTTATACTAAATTCACACCTGCAGAATCCAAAGCAAAAGGTACCGAAGCTGATTGAGTTTCTTTGCCTGCTACACCCTGCTTAGAGATCTTCCAACCTCCATTGATATTCAGGGTTGATTTTGGGGATGCAAGATCTTGCTTTTCTATACTATCTGGAAATTGCTGCACAGCACCTTCAACTTCTATTTCTTCAGCAATAACATTTGGAACCTCACGCAAAAGGCGTGCCTGTTCATCTGGAGTCTGCAGCAGTTGCATTCTCTCAAGGTACCCAGACAGCGTAAATCAAGCATGTTAAGGATTCCAAAAAACACTTAGTAAAGCAGACCAAACAATTTGAAATCAGATACAAAGATCTAAGATTGCATTTTCGAGTAGACTGAGTTCTTTAAACTAAGAGGATAGTTAGCATTGCATAGCTCCTATGAGCAGTTATTAGCTGTTTACTTAGGTTGTAACAGACTATTTTCCTAGAATAATTACTGCTAAAACTACTCGTAGATAATATTACTATTACTTAATCTCTAGTTATGAAGCATCATGCATCTCTGGCACCCTATTCCAGTTCCTTGATACTTAAAAGACTTTCAGGAACAATAATAGATATCTTAACTCACAAATGAGGTGGTTATATGTGCAGGTAAGTTGCAGCACATTGACAATAGCAAATATGAGTTTCCACAAATGTTATTGAGAGTAGTACTACCAACCACAGCGTGATTAATGAATGAACTAGTGTCACATTCAGCTGCAAACTGAACTACCTAAAGTCTAGAACACTGCTAGATACATTGTTTCTAACCTATAGTACAACAAACCCCTTGGTACTTGTTGTGACCACATGCAAATATTTGCTATATCATGAAACAAAATGTATAAGAGATACCATAATTAAGGGAAtgattttttatgttatatCTTTTATTCAAATCATTAAGGATATTCTCTACGCCATCCTTTTTCATTTGCTCGATCAATTTGTTTTTGTAACAAAGCAAGTTCCTTTGCCAACCACTGCATAAATTCCATAACGTCAATTATAAATTGATGAATAAATGTGAAAATGCAATTGATATCATAAAAAGCATTTTAACATTATCCggttataaaaaaacataaatgtgAAATGTAATTGGTTTGATTTATTAAAAAGCATTTTAACATGATATTGTTGTTACAAAAAGCATAAATGCGAAAATTCAATCAGTTGATAAAGAAACAAGACACGGTTAAGTTTTCTTTAAAATAAACACCTACATGATTTGTTATATCTTGGTGCAAGGCTTCAACCTTCTTTTCTAGCTCCACCTATTAAGGTTAAAGATCTTTATTAGTAAGCATCAATTAAGAGCCCATAAGAAGAAAGAGCTTAAGCTATCAAAactaaagaataaattataaatgatataagtAACAAATAACTGTGTTAAAAATTAGAATGTTCTTAGActaaaaatcaaaattacaaTGCATCAACTCGAATAAAGTGTACATGATCAAgaaattttgtttgttttagtttTCAAATATGGGGATCCTGAAAGAGAAGGGATTCAAAATCAATATTCATTGGGAAGAGGCTTCATTTCtgagaaagaaaaggaagaCATTGAGGTAATATAATTACTTCATTGCTTTACACTATTTGATCTTTAGTAAGTATCTAATTTGCTAGAAAATTTTGGTGCTTAGATTCTACTGAAATATTTTATACAATCTTCTGCATGCATTCAATTTACACCAAAGAAACTTCTCTTAAATGATAGAATTTGGAAAGGAAAAGTGCTTCTAAGGATaagccttttttttttgcatggtCAGCAGCAGTATTTAAAACCTTAAACTAATAAACTGTTGCGAAAAGGAAGCCTTGTAAAGTTAATTCTCCAAATTGGTCTACTATTTATATTAAGCATTCTGGATTTTTACAGTATGATGATGTTGGACATTTCAAATTGTCTTTTCAGGCCTAAAGGAAAACTAGAAAAAATTTGCCAAAATACTTTAGAGGTTTTTCTTGGGGTTTGTcggatattaatatgaagtagACCTTTAAATActagcttgagcttttagttcaattggttccatgacatggtatcggAGCCTCTTTGATCAAGTGGTCAAGGGCTCGATTCCTGGCAACCTCATTCGAGGTGGCCCAGCCCAGCATTCATTCACAAATCCTGTAGTGAAATTGAGACTGCTCGACCTCAGAAGCTAATTCGCATGTAGGCAGCGCTATCTGTCGTACAGTTGACTCTAGCTATTCATTGAATTCACTTTattacattttatatatataggctTGCTCCCTCTCTTTTCCAAGAATTCATGCGCTTCCCTTTAACTTCATTATAATAGGGAAGTAGTCTCCCCTGTTAGTGCTAGGACTAAAGTGAGTATGTCCGCAGTTAGTATTTGATTCTCGTTAACTCTTTGGTCAAGGGCTGCAGCAGTACATCAAGTCCCGCTGTGTGTGaacctccttcttcttcctcgtgCAAGTGAGTTGTGTTTAGGTCAATCCACAGTTAGTTTCTCTAAGCGTTGGCCTTAGTAGGGAACTTTTTAGTTCTATGAGTGGTGGAGTAGTCAAGGTCGCAGGCAGACATGAAGATGAGTTATCTATTaccacttttttattttataccaAGTATTACTAACCTTATGGTAGTTCGGAAAGAAAGAATTGTTTCTTCTTTGACTATTCGTCGATTCTTTCCCCCTCTAAGTTAAACCTACCACGCTTCGCCCCTCTCCTTTCAGTCGATAGCAAATCAAGTTGAGCGGAATATTGTTAAGAGATAGGGAGGCAGAAAGAAAGAATCACATCGCTTTCTCACCAGCAGGTCACAGGATGGTAAGCATcgggcctgtgttgtgcacgcttcaagcccaaTGGATAttcgcgtgtgggggtgtgtcagatattaatatgaagtggacctttaactaccagcttgagcttttagttcaattggttccatgacagaGTTAAAAGGACAAGGTTAGAGATTAGAGTTAAACCAAATGAGTGTGAGCTTTATTTCCAAAAAGTCTTCTCCCAAAAGGATACCGTGCAAACATTTCCAAAATAATAATGCACTAGAAGGATcctgattaaaaaaaatatcaaatgcCCAGATTGACAACCACAGAAGAATATAAGCGTCTAAACTTGGCATCAGATCACGATGATAGCAAATTTGGTCCTTCAAGAATCACCTCACCTCTGGTAAACAAAGTCCCTAACCAAGTGAAGCACATACTAAAGATGGGCAGCAGGCATTCAAAAGAACTTAAAGACATAAACCTAGAGGTCAAGCATCCAATCTCAAAGTGGCAGCAATTTCAGGAGGATAAACCTATAGTACACAATAAATAAGATCCTCCTATAGTTTATAGACCTTTCTCTTCCCAGACATGAGCTTTTTCATATTTAGGAAATATAGGACAAGATATGACCATACATCAACATTCTTTGACACAAAGATGTCACCAACACAAACTGGATGGATATAATGAAAACATTAGGCAAGACCAGAAGAAACTTACAACTGTCAGCTTTTTAAGTAAATCATTTCTCATTCTCTGATGCAAATCATTGCACTCCTCCTGCAACCAACAGAACAATGCCAAAGAAAGCCATGAAATCATTACATGCACAGAAACCTGAATTTGTACAAATACATGTCAATCTGAATTGCAACAGCAAATGAAAATACAAAACTGTTATCCGTTATGAAGAAGCAGCTGCTCTAAATAACTAAGCCTAACACTGAAATTAGACCATGCGGTATCAAAATAATCAGATTAAAAGAAAGTGAGAATAAAAGGTATCAACTGTGTGTGCATGTTTTTCATAAATTTTAGTGAGAAGTTTGGTATTCTGGATAGAGAATATATTTGGCATTGAGAATTTAGTATTGAGACATTGCTTCGCGAATGGGGAAGTCCAAAAACAGAAACTAGAATGGTGTGGAAACAATCATTGCATGCGAGAACAAGCTCAGGATCTCCAAGGCTCTCCATTATTCTTGCATGTAACGGATGGCATGTAATATTGTTGATATAATACTAGCATCAGCTGATTAAGAAGATAAAACATTGATTCCATCATTAGATGATCTTTAAGGACCGCTAGGTGTTTATTAGTTCGTAAGTTCAACGGTTGCTAAATAACCGGAGCAATACTTgataacaaaaaagaaaaggtaAAAACCAGACCTGATAGTTCAATACAGCTTTGCATAATAAAAGCACAAAAAACTATGTGCAaccatattaaaaaaataaaaataaaaaatagcaaaaatccactcattACCTCAGAGAAGTTATCCTCTGAAAGGATGGAGATATGGACATCTTTCATAATATTTGAAACTCGAAGAACAATTTCTGTATCGGACCCAGTGATCTTCTTTAaacctgaagaagaagaaaaacaatttcCTCGCTTTTCAATCTCTGGAAAAGTCCAATTATTTAGCCTCACTTATACAAAAAAACAGTGTTTCATTCAATGAAAAGCATTATCatcagcaaacaataaacatGAACGAACAATAAAATTAGCAAAACAGTGGTAAAATAGGATTAGCAAGACACTggaaaattatataataaaaaaaaagaaacggaTAAACAATATGACTAACACCCTCTCCTCACTTCCCATTTCCGCACAGAAAAAACAAaggttcaaaaattaaaaagagaataagaagaaataaataaaaagtcagGTATCATATAAAACGATATTCTGCAAAGTATGTCAACACAAAATTAGCTCAATATAAAAGTTCTATGCAATCAACGTGCGTAGAAAAcacaatatattataatttcttCTTTCAAGCTACAAGCAAAAGACAGCAATAAGATTGGTTCAGCTAACATGCAGGTGCACAGCGAAAGCAAAAAGAAAGGACATAGTAGTTACCACGAGTAAAAGAAACTCCAAACAAGAGAAAAATCAAACCCATTTGAAACAACGGATTTACATGAgtaaaattggtcaaaatttAAAGATTCAAAGCCAAAAACAACTACTTGTTGACATGAAAATGCTCAAACAAGAAGACTTTCAAACACTACAAAGATACATGACTTGATAAGAGCCAATATAAAGACCACAACCTAGATTTTCTTTCCATAGAATTGGTTGTACCATGATTTATGAACCTCCATGAAGTTTCACCAATAGCAGAAAGCAGATATCAAGAAACATGCTTAACAATTTCAACTTCAAAttgtaaagtaaaaaaaaaaaaaaaagacaaaaaagaCATTCAAGAGATAGAGGCAGCCATTATCTCCCTTGAAGTCTGTGGTGAATGCGATTCTCATTGTACTTCCCCATAATAAAATGATACTCGGAATGAGAAGTATGAAATTTCAAAATCGGTCTACTTTAAAACTGAAACATGTTTTTTGCTACATTGGAAGTATCAATCCacgaaaaacaataatataaagaaGTGATTATAGTTCATGTTCGGATGTGGAAACCACTAGTACCAAAGAAAATGACACTTtcttaatgcatatttataaataggaaACAGCTAACAGGTAAATACCTAGAACTTGCACAAGCATGTGAGAGTTTTTTTGTAGGTAGTCATAAGGGTCAGATTTGACTCTTACAATACTTCCTACCAACTTGTCTTCAGATGTTTCTGAATCGTGGACAAGCTCCTGAACTAAACTCTTTTTCAAATAGATGAGTTTAATGTTATCAGGAATAATGGCGGCAAATTCACTTTTTGGAGCTTTCAACACCTTCTCACTAGGCTTTCTTTTCAAAGTAAACTTCTTCTGACTTTCACATGCACCATCTTCGTCAGAACTAAAAAGAAAATCATCATCTGAATCCACTTGATTTGCTACAAAATGAGCGTCTAGCATGTCATAGATTTTGTTTCGGGCAATATTTTTccttccaaaaagagaaagaagccACTCATCACAAAGAATTCTCTTTTTTCTGTCtgggtgaagaagcttctgatCATTGACATATTTATTCACAATGTCAGCAACATCATATTGAGAAATCTGTTTACTTGTATCTATACCAACTTGTTCAAGAAACTCAATTAGTGGTCTAGAACCCCACCCAACATACTgcattttctttgtttttgcCTTTCTTTTCACACCTACATGAACAGGTGGTTGCCCTGTGTGTTCTTCCACCCAAACAATTTGCTCACTGTCGTCCATTTAATGAAAATAGTACAAGTAGCAACTCAAATAAAATGACCCTTGACTTTGTTACAGTAAAATATAGTGAACTTCAGCCCAGACCACTCCACTTTGTCCGCTGATAGTACTAAAACACGCACCCTGCATGAAGAGAGCTTTTTTAAGGCTAACAGCAATACAATCAACAAGCAAATAAATTCAAGCTGAGAGAAGTCATTTACTGATAAATGCAGAACTAAATTCTAAAGTACTCCTTAAGTACATAGAAGCTTATAGAGAGTAACATATCAGTTACGCCATAGAGATGAATACCTCTTAGAGAAAAATAAACATTAAGTACGAGAACATCCCGCAAAAGCATACATGGCTCAAAAAACTAGCAACAAATAAAGAATAAAGGCAAGGAGATATCCATTAACACTAATGCAATTAATTTCAAACAGCGAACAACAGCCAAAATTGAAATTGCTATCAGTAATATTAGATATTATATTATTCCTCacttatatgtatattcaaaaTACTTAGTTACCTATTATATAGGAATAGAGTTTCACTGTAATGTGACTTGTTCACTGTATATATCAGTTTCACATATCAATAATAATCAAGCACTTACACAAAACCTTGTCGGCCTTTGTTTTTTGTTtgagagtttggaggttaacaTAGTTAAAAgaaggaggtaatggaaaggaAGGTGAAGAGAGGAAATGAAAGCtaaaaattaaacttgtttgggAGTTCATAGAAtataaataaggttaaaattttaacttCATTTGGCAAAGTTAAATTTACTCTacataagaaagaaaaattaatgaaattccAGTTACTACCATTAACTCCAAATTGGAAGGTTAGAGTGGAGGTTAACGTTAACTCCAAATTAATGAAATCCCAGTTACTACCATCGACTCCAAAAACAACTCCTAACAAACAGGGCCTTTATTTACCTCCATTAACTCCCTCCCAACCAAACAAGGGGCTTAGAGAGTAACAGCTAAgacaaaaacaacaacaaaaaaaattaggggaaaataacaaaaatgcTAACTATGTTCTTACTGCGAACAAAGAAGGGAATTACCTTGATAAAGTGATATCCAAAAATCGGCGGCGCGTCTAAAGCGGTGGAGGAGCTCAGAAACATGCACAGTAGGCCACGGGGACTGCCACTGCCACTGGCGGAGACAAAGAAGGGAATGACCTTGATAAAGCGCTATCCAATAATCGGCGGCGCGTCTAAAGCGGTGGAGGAGCTCAGAAACATGCACAGTAGGCCACCGGGACTGCCACTGCCAATGGCGGAAACAAAGAAGGGAAAGACCTTGATAAAGCGCTATCCAATAATCGGCGGCGCGTCTAAAGCGGTGGAGGAACTCAGAAACATGCACAGTAGGCCACCGGCACTGCCACTGCCAACGGCGGAGACCGGAGACGGATTAAAATTGATGGAATAGGTGGAGTAAGGACATAGCAAGTGAAAAGAATGGCGCAACAACAGAAAGAGGGGATGAATAATTACAGGGAGGTAAAATACAAAATCTCTGGTTGGGGTTTGTAACGTCGCTTGGAAAAGGCTAAAAACCAAGGCTTGATTCTTAATTTTCTaatcttctgattttttttttttaaattcaaaacCTATTAAAGAATTCAATTTGCATCTGTTAACCTAAAAGTCAAGAGTTTCCATTTATTGATTTTAGAGATAAGGTCTAAAAATGCCTTTAGTTTTACAGTGATAAGTAATTTCTCCCTAACATCcagaataatataattttacccaattttactcttaatatttaaatttggtcaatttaagaaataattcatcaaactatcttctcggtcataaatcttatcatctacatttCATATATGAGTCATTTTTATTACTCATTAGTAAcggatcataaacatatgattagatataaaaaaatattaaaaaatatattgtttattgtacgagttggagaaaaaaatttcaaaaatttttaccgaatttataaatattaatcttcaattctattattaaatcacagaaaatatgaatttttctttttttttaaacgaaccgatatgcaattggtgtagaataaggaacaaaatatatgttttttataataaaatctaaaattgaCTAAACTTGCTAACGTTatagtaaaattgcttttggctgccaaccttagaggtaaaattgcatcattttagatgttagagggAAAATTGCTTTTGTCTTTAAATCGTTataggtatttttacaccttatcccttgATATTATAACCAATTATAAAGAGAAGTTTACAAAATTGATGCAATAGAGATgcacatttatatttttaagactCATTTAGATATATGTACCAGACTCTTCCAATGCATTTTTCTAAAAACATCCTCAGAAACCCCATCTTCTTCAATcaactcatcttcttcttcaaaccCCTTATATTCTTCCTCGACATGTAATTTCTGAAGTATTATCGCAAAATTAGCATATAATTTAGgggaaagtacaaaaataaactttgtgatTTGCgacattttcaaacataaactatgtGTTTTAAAGTTTGTAAACTGATATCttgtggtttattccgttagcaaagTCAGTCCAAAATGACTAacggtattaaaaaaaaagtcaaatggTAAGAGATATCttgatatttatatttatttatttgataaattaacCTCCTTATTATCTACTTATCGCAAACAAACctccaaataaaaacaaaatatcaaatttaCCATCTCCCCGATCTCTCACAtctctttaatttatttttattctctttAAACACACGCACTCTCCCTCTCTATTTTCTTTGTCTACAAATACCtctgaaaatatattttacacTCATGAAATTCTTAGATTGTCTACTGAAATCCCATTGACCATAAAATCCTTATAATTTGGGGTTTCAATGCTTTTATTCGCTCCTATTATACCTATTTAGATCGAAGATGGTCTTTGCTATATGCCTAAATTGTTCAATCGGAATAACACGGACTTGCTCAACATCTCACAAGGCATTGCTTCAAGGTGAGGATCTTGCTCAATACTTCCAATTTTGTAAGGAATTCGGGGTGTTTAATGCAATGGAAATTCCTCAGCTCCAAAAAATCCTAGAGGACGAAATTTGGAACCTTGAACGTATGCTTAACAATGGTGTTTCTGAAATAAAAGGTAGTGATCTTGGTGAtgaaaatgaaaagaagaagaatgttGATCACATGGTTAAAGAGAAGATATTGATGATGAAGACGGTTATATCATAGAAATGGGAAGTTTTCTACAAAGATAATACGAATCATGATTATGAATTGGTGAAGATtgatgaacaaataaattatagatGTCATTTTAGATAGGAAAAATAAAGAGAGTGAGTGTATTTAGAgagaatgaaaataaattaaagagagatgtgGGGGAAAGATGAGATGgtgaatttgatattttatttttgttttggggTTGTTTGTGATGAGTAGACAATAggggagttaatttataaaataaataaatataaagatcaaAATAATTCTTTACCATTtgatttttgactttttttaaacACTGTTAGTCAGTTTGGACTGcatttgctaacggaatgaaccacAAGGTGCCagtttataaacttttaaaccatatagcttatgtttgaaaatggctCAAACTGCagggtttatttttgtactttcccCTATAATTTAACCACAAAGATTATCGAAACAATCTAGTAAGCAATTTAAACTGAAGAAAAGCAAACAACATTAAAAAATGACCATATTGTAATTTTTGCAGTATTCATTAGAAATCTCTTCGATGCAAATTCAAAAGTAACAAAGCACAACGAAGAAAACATAAACTAATAGAATTGAAACTCGATTTTCATGTAATCTCAACAAAAAAGGCGAACTATTAATACTTCGCAAATTATCATTTTATTTCACAAATCACCAAACGCGAACATAAATTGTAATGTATGTGATATAGTTTCACAAATCATAAATTACGAACCAAAATTATAAAATGAGAACCAAAATATTTTGCATTTTATGATTTTTGTTCACATTTTATAATTTGCAAGACTATATTTGGTTCTTATTTTTTGGTTCGC
The sequence above is drawn from the Euphorbia lathyris chromosome 6, ddEupLath1.1, whole genome shotgun sequence genome and encodes:
- the LOC136232791 gene encoding uncharacterized protein At5g08430-like isoform X1, translating into MDDSEQIVWVEEHTGQPPVHVGVKRKAKTKKMQYVGWGSRPLIEFLEQVGIDTSKQISQYDVADIVNKYVNDQKLLHPDRKKRILCDEWLLSLFGRKNIARNKIYDMLDAHFVANQVDSDDDFLFSSDEDGACESQKKFTLKRKPSEKVLKAPKSEFAAIIPDNIKLIYLKKSLVQELVHDSETSEDKLVGSIVRVKSDPYDYLQKNSHMLVQVLGLKKITGSDTEIVLRVSNIMKDVHISILSEDNFSEEECNDLHQRMRNDLLKKLTVVELEKKVEALHQDITNHWLAKELALLQKQIDRANEKGWRRELSGYLERMQLLQTPDEQARLLREVPNVIAEEIEVEGAVQQFPDSIEKQDLASPKSTLNINGGWKISKQGVAGKETQSASVPFALDSADFQHSIVLEGEQKQLTDVITVNKDFQHSLFLEEEHKQPTNIITENKDLQHSVILEEQKQPTYVSIENKDCQRSVLFNEQKQPPDVSAENKGRHGHNVQLQPKSVMDVMVIDLSDDEDEEKSEDSSSDVEILDHDLESYIWNYMDPQGNVQGPFCVRALKRWYDDNYFPPDFKVWLTGESQKEAVTLSSMLRGIFGH
- the LOC136232791 gene encoding uncharacterized protein At5g08430-like isoform X2, whose translation is MDDSEQIVWVEEHTGQPPVHVGVKRKAKTKKMQYVGWGSRPLIEFLEQVGIDTSKQISQYDVADIVNKYVNDQKLLHPDRKKRILCDEWLLSLFGRKNIARNKIYDMLDAHFVANQVDSDDDFLFSSDEDGACESQKKFTLKRKPSEKVLKAPKSEFAAIIPDNIKLIYLKKSLVQELVHDSETSEDKLVGSIVRVKSDPYDYLQKNSHMLVQVLGLKKITGSDTEIVLRVSNIMKDVHISILSEDNFSEEECNDLHQRMRNDLLKKLTVVELEKKVEALHQDITNHWLAKELALLQKQIDRANEKGWRRELSGYLERMQLLQTPDEQARLLREVPNVIAEEIEVEGAVQQFPDSIEKQDLASPKSTLNINGGWKISKQGVAGKETQSASVPFALDSADFQHSIVLEGEQKQLTDVITVNKDFQHSLFLEEEHKQPTNIITENKDCQRSVLFNEQKQPPDVSAENKGRHGHNVQLQPKSVMDVMVIDLSDDEDEEKSEDSSSDVEILDHDLESYIWNYMDPQGNVQGPFCVRALKRWYDDNYFPPDFKVWLTGESQKEAVTLSSMLRGIFGH